In the Juglans microcarpa x Juglans regia isolate MS1-56 chromosome 6D, Jm3101_v1.0, whole genome shotgun sequence genome, one interval contains:
- the LOC121236075 gene encoding vignain-like has translation MKFFWGALLLALVLGVVECFDFRDKDLASEESLWDLYERWRSHHTVSTSLGEKHKRFNVFKENVMHVHNTNRMEKPYKLKLNKFADMTNHEFRSNYAGSKVKHHRMFRGAQHGSGSFMYDKVNSVPPSVDWRQKGAVTSVKDQGSCGSCWAFSTVVAVEGINQIKTNKLVSLSEQELIDCDTKQNQGCNGGLMDYAFEFIKRKGGITTETNYPYEAEDGTCDAYKGNYPAVSIDGHENVPDNDEDALLKAAANQPVSVAIDAGGSDFQFYSEGVFTGKCGTELNHGVAVVGYGTTLDGTKYWIVKNSWGPEWGEKGYIRMQRGISEKEGLCGIAMEASYPIKNSSTNPVGPSSSPAKDEL, from the exons ATGAAGTTCTTTTGGGGTGCTCTCTTGCTTGCTTTGGTTCTTGGGGTGGTTGAGTGTTTTGATTTTCGCGACAAAGATTTGGCTTCCGAGGAAAGTTTATGGGACTTGTATGAGAGGTGGAGGAGCCACCACACGGTGTCCACGAGCCTTGGTGAGAAGCACAAGCGTTTCAATGTGTTCAAGGAAAATGTAATGCATGTTCACAACACTAACAGGATGGAGAAGCCATATAAGCTGAAATTGAACAAGTTTGCAGACATGACTAACCATGAGTTTAGGAGCAATTATGCAGGCTCCAAGGTTAAGCACCACAGGATGTTCAGAGGAGCTCAACATGGGAGTGGGAGCTTTATGTACGACAAGGTGAACAGTGTTCCACCCTCTGTTGATTGGAGGCAGAAAGGTGCTGTGACCAGTGTTAAGGATCAAGGAAGTTGTG GTAGTTGCTGGGCATTTTCAACTGTGGTGGCGGTGGAGGGTATTAATCAAATCAAGACCAATAAGCTAGTCTCTCTGTCTGAACAAGAGTTGATAGATTGTGACACTAAACAAAATCAAGGTTGCAATGGAGGGCTAATGGATTATGCTTTTGAGTTCATCAAGCGAAAGGGGGGCATAACCACTGAAACTAATTATCCTTACGAAGCAGAAGATGGAACTTGTGATGCTTATaag GGAAATTATCCCGCAGTGTCAATTGATGGGCATGAGAATGTACCTGATAATGATGAGGATGCATTACTTAAAGCAGCTGCAAATCAACCTGTATCCGTAGCCATAGATGCTGGAGGTTCTGATTTCCAATTCTACTCGGAG GGGGTTTTTACAGGAAAATGTGGCACAGAGCTAAATCATGGAGTTGCAGTTGTAGGCTATGGAACAACCCTCGATGGAACCAAGTACTGGATAGTGAAGAACTCCTGGGGACCTGAATGGGGAGAGAAGGGTTACATAAGGATGCAGCGCGGCATCTCTGAGAAGGAGGGGCTGTGTGGTATAGCAATGGAAGCTTCATATCCCATCAAGAACTCTTCAACTAACCCTGTTGGACCTTCATCTTCCCCTGCTAAAGACGAATTGTAG